Proteins found in one Cobetia sp. L2A1 genomic segment:
- a CDS encoding sulfite exporter TauE/SafE family protein, whose protein sequence is MEVTQLLLYMLAGAGVGFAVGVTGVGGGSLMTPLLLMFGFPPHVAVGTDLLYAAITKAGGAWAHHRQGHVDWTIARRLAIGSLPAALLTIAVLHTFFTDPTAYAGLIKGMLGVMLILTAAVLLFKKRLLSLITPESFIVRHAAPLTVLSGIVLGVCVTLSSVGAGAFGAAVLIMLFPLLTTARIVGTDIAHAVPLTLVAGLGHLWLGNVDFMLLGALLVGSLPAISLGARLTRHMPSGLLQGLLTTLLLVLGIRYAFF, encoded by the coding sequence ATGGAAGTCACACAACTGCTGCTATACATGCTAGCAGGCGCCGGAGTAGGGTTCGCGGTCGGTGTCACTGGCGTTGGCGGTGGCTCACTGATGACGCCTCTGCTACTCATGTTCGGATTCCCACCGCATGTCGCCGTGGGTACCGATTTGCTTTATGCCGCCATTACCAAGGCGGGGGGTGCCTGGGCGCACCATCGTCAAGGCCATGTGGACTGGACCATCGCGCGACGCTTGGCCATTGGCTCACTGCCGGCAGCGCTGCTGACCATTGCAGTACTGCATACCTTCTTCACTGACCCGACGGCCTACGCCGGGTTGATCAAGGGCATGCTTGGCGTGATGTTGATTCTCACCGCCGCAGTGCTGTTGTTCAAGAAGCGCTTGCTCAGCCTGATCACCCCGGAAAGCTTCATCGTGCGTCACGCCGCACCACTGACAGTCCTGTCAGGCATCGTGCTTGGTGTCTGCGTCACGCTGTCCTCCGTCGGGGCGGGCGCCTTCGGTGCCGCAGTACTGATCATGCTGTTCCCGTTGCTGACAACGGCACGTATCGTCGGTACCGATATCGCTCACGCCGTCCCGTTGACACTGGTCGCGGGGCTTGGGCATCTGTGGCTAGGCAATGTCGACTTCATGCTGCTAGGTGCGCTGCTGGTCGGCTCACTCCCTGCCATCAGCCTTGGCGCACGCTTGACGCGTCATATGCCCAGCGGGTTGCTGCAGGGCCTGCTAACCACACTGCTGTTGGTATTGGGCATTCGTTACGCCTTCTTCTGA